A DNA window from Phragmites australis chromosome 11, lpPhrAust1.1, whole genome shotgun sequence contains the following coding sequences:
- the LOC133885821 gene encoding nitrogen regulatory protein P-II homolog isoform X1, whose product MSPATSAAAFPGVLLLQSPVTMRPFPTARLLPSGPARPLKVTSAPRRLLAMAVRAQGAINPGYLPESEFYKIEAILRPWRVHHVSSGLLEMGIRGVTVSEVRGFGAQGGSTERHEGMAPPVAAHLHGSTIDSGSEFSEDTFITKVKMEIVVCKEQVEAVIDKIIEKARTGEIGDGKIFLVPVSEVVRIRTGERGKQAERMAGGLSDRLSSVVSIS is encoded by the exons ATGTCGCCGGCGACGTCCGCCGCCGCCTTTCCcggtgtcctcctcctccaatcTCCGGTCACCATGCGACCTTTCCCCACTGCCCGCCTCCTCCCCTCGGGGCCTGCGAGGCCGCTCAAAGTCACCTCGGCCCCTCGTCGCCTCCTGGCGATGGCCGTGCGCGCCCAAGGCGCCATCAATCCAG GGTACTTGCCGGAATCGGAGTTCTACAAGATCGAGGCCATCCTTAG GCCGTGGAGGGTGCATCACGTGTCCTCG GGCTTGCTTGAAATGGGGATCAGAGGCGTCACGGTGTCGGAGGTGCGGGGTTTCGGGGCGCAGGGAGGGTCAACGGAGCGGCATGAGGGTATGGCTCCGCCAGTGGCTGCGCATTTGCATGGCTCTACCATTGACTCTG GGTCAGAATTTTCGGAAGACACATTTATTACTAAAGTTAAAATGGAAATAGTGGTCTGCAAGGAGCAG GTTGAAGCAGTAATTGACAAAATAATCGAAAAGGCAAGAACTGGAGAAATTGGTGATGGAAAGATATTTT TGGTACCTGTCTCCGAAGTGGTGAGAATCCGCACCGGCGAACGCGGGAAGCAAGCCGAGAGGATGGCCGGCGGACTGTCGGATAGGCTGTCCTCTGTGGTGTCAATCTCATGA
- the LOC133885821 gene encoding nitrogen regulatory protein P-II homolog isoform X2: MSPATSAAAFPGVLLLQSPVTMRPFPTARLLPSGPARPLKVTSAPRRLLAMAVRAQGAINPGYLPESEFYKIEAILRPWRVHHVSSGLLEMGIRGVTVSEVRGFGAQGGSTERHEGSEFSEDTFITKVKMEIVVCKEQVEAVIDKIIEKARTGEIGDGKIFLVPVSEVVRIRTGERGKQAERMAGGLSDRLSSVVSIS; this comes from the exons ATGTCGCCGGCGACGTCCGCCGCCGCCTTTCCcggtgtcctcctcctccaatcTCCGGTCACCATGCGACCTTTCCCCACTGCCCGCCTCCTCCCCTCGGGGCCTGCGAGGCCGCTCAAAGTCACCTCGGCCCCTCGTCGCCTCCTGGCGATGGCCGTGCGCGCCCAAGGCGCCATCAATCCAG GGTACTTGCCGGAATCGGAGTTCTACAAGATCGAGGCCATCCTTAG GCCGTGGAGGGTGCATCACGTGTCCTCG GGCTTGCTTGAAATGGGGATCAGAGGCGTCACGGTGTCGGAGGTGCGGGGTTTCGGGGCGCAGGGAGGGTCAACGGAGCGGCATGAGG GGTCAGAATTTTCGGAAGACACATTTATTACTAAAGTTAAAATGGAAATAGTGGTCTGCAAGGAGCAG GTTGAAGCAGTAATTGACAAAATAATCGAAAAGGCAAGAACTGGAGAAATTGGTGATGGAAAGATATTTT TGGTACCTGTCTCCGAAGTGGTGAGAATCCGCACCGGCGAACGCGGGAAGCAAGCCGAGAGGATGGCCGGCGGACTGTCGGATAGGCTGTCCTCTGTGGTGTCAATCTCATGA